The Magnolia sinica isolate HGM2019 chromosome 10, MsV1, whole genome shotgun sequence genome includes a window with the following:
- the LOC131257978 gene encoding uncharacterized protein LOC131257978, which yields MDKLLEFGRKAWFVVRVLSGYEERRIRSYRLQLQRRLEQAQQRKVALRKIPEQAILAEVRRMVEEMQTLNQKLEETEAAIEEYFKPIDKEAQIIMNIQLEGEEKTMREMMKAMQEQALLEKAAAENIAKAGISDGNHHNQDTASIPATVSTPASQAK from the exons ATGGATAAATTATTGGAGTTTGGAAGGAAAGCTTGGTTCGTAGTCAGAGTGCTTTCTGGATATGAAGAGAGAAGAATCCGATCTTACAGATTGCAACTTCAAAGACGACTTGAACAG GCACAACAAAGGAAGGTTGCTTTAAGAAAGATCCCAGAACAGGCTATTTTAGCAGAGGTTCGCCGCATGGTTGAGGAGATGCAAACGCTGAACCAAAAGCTGGAAGAAACG GAAGCTGCCATTGAAGAGTACTTCAAGCCAATCGACAAGGAGGCTCAGATAATAATGAACATTCAGCTGGAAGGAGAGGAAAAGACCATGAGGGAGATGATGAAAGCCATGCAAGAGCAAGCTTTGCTTGAGAAAGCTGCTGCAGAGAACATTGCTAAAGCTGGTATTTCAGATGGAAACCACCACAACCAAGATACAGCATCCATCCCTGCCACAGTATCCACTCCTGCCAGCCAGGCCAAGTAG